CGAGGCCACGCGAGCGTGGCTTGCATTCGTGGCGCAGGCAAGGCACGGTCCGCCGGGCAATCCGACGAAAACCTTGCCCAAGGTTCCGCGGGTGCCGCCGTCCACGAGCGGGCGCGCGGCCGCCGTCGCAAGCGCGTTTGTCGCCATGCGCGCGGCCACGTTGTCGACGCCCGCCACGACCACGTCGTGCGCGGCGACGTCCTCCTTGGCGAGCTTCTCGACCGCTCCGACCACCGGACGGATGCGGCAGGAAGGATCGAGCGCAAAGAGCCCGCGCGCAAGCGCCTCCGCCTTCGGCGCGCCACGCGCGGCGTCCTCGGGACGGAACAGCGCGCAGCGGTGGAGGTTCGTCTCGACGACGCGGTCGGGGTCCACGATCGTGAGCGAACCAAGGCCGGAAAGGACGAGGTTCTTGCCGGCCTCGTTGCCAAGCGCGCCTGCGCCCACGAGGAGAACGGAGGCGCGCCGCATGCGGTCGACGTCGAACCAGCCCATGCGCCGCGCGCGGTCGAAACGGTCCTCCACGTTCATGCGGCGGCCTCGACGTCACCGTCCGACGGGGCCTCCGGGGCCGCCGGCGCAAGCGCCCCGCAGCCGGGGCACGTTCCGCTGCGGGAGAGGCAGCTGTGGTGGAAGGCAAGCCCGCAGGAGCATTCGGAGCGAGGGGCCTGGAGCTTGAAACGGCCAAGGCAAAGCTCGCACCGCCCCTCGCGCGGCTCCTCGTCGGAGGACACGCGCGGCGCGCGCGTGGCGGACACGCGCCGGTAGGCAAGGACGGCCGCCAGCGCAGCCAAGGCAAGGAGCGGAGCCTCGGGCGGGACGGGCGGCAGGAAGCCCGTCGACTGTGTTGCGGCGGAGCGTTCGCCAAGCGTGTGCTGCTCGAGGTCGGCCACGACGGGGTCGACGCGAAGGTAGCTGAAGCGGACCTCGATGCGGACGGGATCGCCGCCCTCCGCGCGTGGAACGGCGATCTCGAGGAGGTGCGGGCCCGTGGAGACGTCCACCAAGCGTACGCGCAGCGCGACGACCTCCTCCTCGGTCGCCACGAAGGAGCGCCCGTCCAACGCGTAGCCGATCCACGCGGGCGCGAAGCCCAGGTCGGGGATCTGGAACGTGAGCGTCCCATCGCCGACGATCGTCTGCGCAACCGTCTGGCGGAGCGCGCCTTCGGGCGGGAGGACGTCGATGGTAAGGGAAGGCTGCGTGGAACCGTCGTCCGTCCCCTGGGCGTCCCCCGACGCAGGATCCGACGAGGATTCGTGCTGGGTTGCGTTCGAGCCTTCGCCCGGATCGGACGACGACGCGTTCGAGGGATCGGGGGACGACGGCGACGGCGACGAAGGCCCGGAGGATGGCGGCGGCGAGGGCGCGGCCGAGCTGCTCGGCGCGGACGGCTGCGACCCAGACCCCGACGGCTCCGTTTCCTCCGAGGGCTCGTCGGCTGGATCGCTGGCCGGCTCCTCGGGCGGGGAATCGTTTCCGTCGTCCGTGGGACCCGGCGTCTCGTCCGCGGGGCTCTGCGCATCGTCGCCAGAAGCGTTGCTTCCCGAGTCCTCGCCCGGATCGGAGGACCCGCCGTCCGTGCCCCCGTCGGTGGAATTTCCGTTGCCCGGCTCCCCGACCGAGCA
The Candidatus Thermoplasmatota archaeon DNA segment above includes these coding regions:
- a CDS encoding ThiF family adenylyltransferase yields the protein MNVEDRFDRARRMGWFDVDRMRRASVLLVGAGALGNEAGKNLVLSGLGSLTIVDPDRVVETNLHRCALFRPEDAARGAPKAEALARGLFALDPSCRIRPVVGAVEKLAKEDVAAHDVVVAGVDNVAARMATNALATAAARPLVDGGTRGTLGKVFVGLPGGPCLACATNASHARVASTRFACSGREDVVVFEPPLAADPVTTSVVGAILAREAVKILHGRTDDVMRSMLYYDGMGNRFEILEVARNSACPHHEAPP